From Theileria orientalis strain Shintoku DNA, chromosome 4, complete genome, the proteins below share one genomic window:
- a CDS encoding splicing factor 3b subunit, with protein sequence MPVLYHLTLKKPTGITTCVQGSFSAPKAQEIVVARSHILELYSLDSNGKLQTVASAEVFGIVRAISAFRLTGSQKDYLVVGSDSGKLVILEFSLELKTFKRVHCETYGKTGVRRIVPGQYLGVDPKGRAVMVGAVERQKFVYIMNRDSKANLTISSPLEAHKSHSVCFDLVGLEVGFENPIFASIEQSYENVDSLQIDLDEELTDEALKKGVSFWEMDLGLNHVVKKVTLPVDLTAHMLVPVPGGPGGVIVCCENFLVYKNLDHGDVYCAYPRRLEVSEHAKLLITSYAVHKMKDFFFILLQSEYGDLYKVDLNYDDAQVKEIVVRYFDTVELATSMCILRSGYLFVASEFGDHHVYQFTDLGSNEKDPMCTSLHPHSKSAIIAFKPRVLQNLYETDKLPSLSSIVDMKVVDVMGTGDYEFIMGCGRWYNSRLKSLRYGLSTEELAFNELPGRPRAVFTIKSLESNYDEFIIVSFQGNTLVLSIGEAVEEVTDSFFLTSITTLHSCYMSNYHATESLEGRFEGGVSDGIFVQVHDSGFRYSHGQVVKEWKVPSTKRVKLADNNLNQLLLVLSGGEVVYFELVDNDLEEVAKRNLSTEITCVALQHTPASKAGERVRKGEFCCVGSIDNIIRVLKLDKTLKMCSSQLLSNNALPESLALVTAETGSGSGGGSSGGLGESESYLYVGLNNGILIRNNVDSLGNLSDQESRFMGTKAVKLKLVHYLQRQCLLLMTTKTYIVIPNYPTNTTNNMEILPLHLTTGSGGSYGTTVDSIDTFNSLLCLNGFVCIMNNNLKIFKCIVNDDVFSESSVDLDYTPRKLVLMPSEAPSAGSLNYLLALVETDHNSYSTEQAEEINKELSSITLESDCFELKAAKNYRAGPGKWSSCVRIVNPMNLETVVKLLFTENEAATTAYTCVLNNKQLLVVATVKNVHLYPQNKVYGSSGASGANGSYGNSGITGANGTNGSSGSSGFSGSDQGYQDNDEVEGCIRVYEYNSNYSNLATSGMNIKLLHVTNTKGWIRCFNNYENKLLLCAIGTRLRMYALGKKQLLLKGEHRSLTNYGFMDIKVIGSRIYCGDIRESVQLLRIKFYGEETGEFEMTATSTGPRWLSTMELLDYSTVMAADKFDSVFVARVPNNEDVVRNNYFEYQNQFHLSDLVTSLSKVKLNSVYGELVVYSTILGSLGAFVTFTSKDEVDFLQHLEMLLANELDTLSGREAQMHRSYYFPVQNVIDGDLCELYFNLSSDLKAKIANQLNVKVAEVVKKLKNIRNRVF encoded by the exons atgcCAGTTTTATATCATTTGACTTTAAAGAAGCCAACAGGAATAACAACGTGTGTTCAAGGGAGCTTCTCAGCGCCGAAGGCCCAGGAAATAGTGGTCGCCCGCTCACATATTTTGGAACTATACAGCCTGGACTCTAATGGAAAGCTGCAAACAGTAGCGAGCGCCGAGGTGTTTGGAATAGTTAGAGCAATTTCAGCCTTCAGATTGACGGGCTCACAAAAGGACTATCTGGTAGTTGGCTCAGATAGCGGAAAGCTGGTGATTCTAGAGTTTTCGTTGgagttaaaaacatttaaaagAGTACACTGTGAAACATATGGAAAGACAG GTGTCAGAAGGATAGTGCCAGGACAGTACCTGGGAGTGGACCCGAAGGGAAGAGCAGTGATGGTGGGAGCAGTGGAGCGCCAGAAGTTCGTGTACATCATGAACAGAGACTCGAAGGCGAACCTGACAATAAGCTCGCCACTGGAAGCACACAAGAGCCACTCAGTGTGCTTTGACCTGGTGGGACTGGAGGTGGGATTCGAAAACCCAATCTTCGCGTCAATAGAACAGAGCTACGAAAACGTAGATAGCCTGCAAATAgacctggacgaggagctgaCGGACGAGGCACTGAAGAAAGGAGTGTCGTTCTGGGAGATGGACCTGGGCCTGAACCACGtggtgaagaaggtgaCGCTGCCAGTGGACCTGACTGCGCACATGCTGGTGCCGGTGCCGGGAGGACCAGGAGGAGTGATAGTGTGCTGCGAAAACTTCCTGGTCTACAAAAACCTGGATCACGGAGACGTGTACTGCGCATACCCGAGGAGGCTGGAGGTTTCGGAGCAcgcgaagctgctgatcACGAGCTACGCAGTGCACAAAATGAAggacttcttcttcatacTGCTGCAGTCGGAGTACGGAGACCTGTACAAAGTGGACCTGAACTACGACGATGCACAAGTTAAGGAAATAGTGGTGCGCTACTTTGACACAGTGGAGCTGGCGACGTCGATGTGCATACTGAGGTCAGGGTACCTCTTCGTGGCCTCAGAGTTCGGAGACCACCACGTGTACCAGTTCACAGACCTGGGCAGCAACGAGAAGGACCCGATGTGCACGAGTCTGCACCCGCACTCGAAGAGCGCGATCATAGCGTTTAAGCCGAGAGTGCTGCAAAACCTGTATGAGACGGACAAACTGCCGAGCCTGAGCAGCATAGTGGACATGAAGGTGGTGGACGTGATGGGCACGGGAGACTACGAGTTCATCATGGGCTGCGGAAGGTGGTACAACTCGCGCCTGAAGAGCCTGCGCTACGGACTGAGCACGGAGGAGCTGGCGTTCAACGAGCTGCCAGGGAGGCCGAGAGCAGTGTTCACAATAAAGTCGCTGGAAAGCAACTACGACGAGTTCATAATAGTCTCATTCCAAGGAAACACGCTGGTGCTCTCAATAGGAGAAGCAGTGGAGGAGGTGACGGACTCGTTCTTCCTGACATCGATAACGACGCTGCACTCGTGCTACATGAGTAACTACCACGCGACGGAGAGCCTGGAGGGAAGGTTCGAAGGAGGAGTCTCGGACGGGATATTCGTGCAGGTGCACGACAGCGGATTCAGGTACTCGCACGGACAAGTGGTGAAGGAGTGGAAGGTGCCGAGCACGAAGAGAGTGAAGTTGGCAGACAATAACCTGaaccagctgctgctggtgctcTCAGGAGGAGAGGTGGTGTACTTTGAGTTGGTGGACAACGACCTGGAGGAAGTGGCGAAGAGGAACCTGTCGACGGAGATCACGTGCGTGGCGCTGCAGCACACGCCGGCCTCGAAGGCAGGAGAGAGAGTGAGGAAGGGAGAGTTCTGCTGCGTAGGAAGCATCGACAACATAATCAGagtgctgaagctggacaAGACGCTGAAGATGTGCTCCTCGCAGCTGCTGAGCAACAACGCGCTGCCGGAGTCGCTGGCGCTGGTGACGGCGGAGACAGGGTCGGGATCTGGAGGAGGGAGTAGCGGAGGGCTGGGCGAGAGTGAGTCGTACCTGTACGTGGGTCTGAACAACGGAATCCTGATAAGAAACAACGTGGACAGCTTGGGGAACCTGAGCGACCAGGAAAGCAGGTTCATGGGCACGAAGGcagtgaagctgaagctggtgcaCTACCTGCAGAGACAGTGCCTGCTGCTGATGACGACGAAGACGTACATCGTGATACCGAATTACCCGACGAACACGACGAATAACATGGAAATACTGCCGCTGCACCTGACGACGGGGAGCGGAGGAAGTTACGGAACGACGGTGGACAGCATAGACACGTTCAACAGCCTGCTGTGCCTGAACGGGTTCGTGTGCATAATGAACAATAACCTGAAGATATTCAAGTGCATAGTTAACGACGACGTCTTCAGCGAAAGCAGCGTGGACCTGGACTACACGCCGAGAAAGCTGGTGCTGATGCCCTCGGAGGCGCCCTCAGCAGGCTCGCTCAACTACCTGCTGGCGCTGGTGGAGACGGACCACAACAGCTACAGCACGGAGCAGGCGGAGGAAATCAACAAGGAGTTGAGCAGCATAACGCTGGAGTCGGACTGCTTCGAGCTGAAGGCAGCGAAAAACTACAGAGCAGGACCAGGAAAGTGGAGTAGCTGCGTGAGAATAGTGAACCCGATGAACCTGGAGACAGTGGTGAAGCTGCTCTTCACGGAAAACGAGGCAGCAACGACAGCATACACGTGCGTGCTGAACAATaagcagctgctggtggtaGCAACAGTGAAGAACGTGCACCTGTACCCGCAGAACAAGGTCTACGGGTCGAGTGGAGCATCAGGGGCAAACGGATCTTATGGAAATTCGGGAATTACAGGAGCCAACGGAACGAATGGATCCAGTGGATCCAGTGGATTTTCGGGAAGCGACCAGGGCTACCAGGACAACGACGAGGTCGAGGGGTGCATAAGAGTGTACGAGTACAACTCGAACTACAGCAACCTGGCGACCTCAGGAATGAACATTAAGCTGCTGCATGTGACGAACACGAAGGGCTGGATACGCTGCTTCAACAACTACGAAAACAAACTGCTGCTCTGCGCAATAGGAACCAGGTTGAGAATGTACGCACTGGGAAagaagcagctgctgctgaagggAGAACACAGAAGCCTGACGAACTACGGATTCATGGATATCAAGGTGATCGGAAGCAGAATATACTGCGGAGACATAAGAGAAAGcgtgcagctgctgagaATCAAGTTCTACGGAGAGGAGACGGGAGAGTTTGAGATGACAGCGACGAGCACGGGTCCGAGGTGGCTGTCGACGATGGAGCTCCTGGACTACAGCACAGTGATGGCGGCGGACAAGTTCGACTCAGTATTCGTGGCGCGAGTGCCGAACAACGAGGACGTGGTGAGGAACAACTACTTTGAGTACCAAAACCAGTTCCACCTCTCGGACCTGGTGACCTCGCTGAGCAAAGTGAAGCTGAACAGCGTGTACGGAGAACTCGTGGTCTACAGCACGATCCTGGGCAGCCTGGGAGCATTCGTGACCTTTACGAGCAAGGACGAAGTCGACTTCCTGCAGCACCTGGAAATGCTCCTCGCAAACGAGCTGGACACGCTGAGCGGGCGGGAGGCGCAGATGCACAGAAGCTACTACTTCCCAGTGCAAAACGTTATCGACGGGGACCTGTGCGAGCTGTACTTTAACCTGAGTAGCGACCTGAAGGCGAAGATAGCGAACCAGCTTAACGTGAAGGTGGCGGAGGtggtgaagaagctgaagaacataAGAAACAGAGTATTCTAA
- a CDS encoding Ran binding protein 1 — MPDAVDYVVDSMTQSAEKVKKDVVDTFNKAVETSDNFKEKVKETFNLVSDTTKNFSESFTFDNVSEGAKKMADTVSGSLDKMPEKVKETLNMVSEGAQDLLGKVKENVGGFLDNSDKKTEETSASENPEYVEEEEVVEGDWKARKVEVKEIKVETGEEDEEVFWKQRSKLYRWATDTDGTGVWKERGLGESKLLKHKTTGKIRFLLRQEKTFKVVANHYVLERNGLCKLTPNVGSDKIWVWSAHNTLDEESKLEQLALKFPNVDQAKLFKEKFEEAAKLNEPLFGESQ; from the exons ATGCCAGACGCTGTTGATTACGTAGTGGATTCAATGACACAGTCAGCTGAGAAGGTGAAAAAAGATGTAGTGGATACCTTCAACAAGGCTGTTGAAACATCAGACAACTTTAAGGAGAAAGTCAAGGAAACATTTAATCTGGTATCAGACACTACAAAAAATTTCTCCGAGTCATTTACGTTCGATAACGTATCAGAAGGTGCTAAAAAAATGGCAGATACAGTCTCAGGATCCCTCGACAAGATGCCAGAAAAGGTTAAGGAAACACTTAATATGGTATCAGAGGGAGCACAAGATCTGCTTGGAAAAGTTAAGGAGAATGTGGGAGGATTTTTGGATAATTCGGACAAAAAAACAGAGGAAACGTCCGCATCTGAAAATCCAGAGTATgtagaagaggaggaggttGTGGAAGGCGACTGGAAAGCAAGAAAG GTCGAAGTCAAGGAGATTAAGGTGGAGACTggagaggaagatgaagaagtgTTCTGGAAGCAGAGGTCGAAGCTCTACAGGTGGGCAACAGACACGGACGGAACCGGAGTGTGGAAGGAGAGGGGACTGGGAGAGTCCAAGCTCCTGAAGCACAAAACGACTGGAAAAATTAGGTTCTTGCTGAGACAGGAGAAAACCTTCAAAGTAGTCGCAAACCACTACGTTCTGGAGAGAAACGGACTCTGCAAACTCACTCCGAACGTAGGAAGTGATAAGATTTGGGTATGGTCTGCGCACAACACTTTGGACGAGGAAAGTAAGCTTGAGCAGTTGGCACTGAAGTTCCCGAACGTAGATCAGGCCAAGTTATTCAAGGAAAAGTTCGAGGAGGCAGCGAAGCTCAACGAGCCACTCTTTGGCGAATCACAGTAA
- a CDS encoding 50S ribosomal protein L7Ae, producing MSESTQNVEEPLVEESAYVSPIAKPRLGGKSLLRSLKLVKRAIAVEKLAKMNNTEGKGYSDLELTRLVKRGVQDVTKSLRKGATGIVLIASDVHPVDTVAHLPILCEELSLSYAYVTSKKILSDVCHSRRPTCVVLVVKPFNDFAKRISKLSDSDVSKLDYSELYNKVDVNIRKHHPFL from the coding sequence ATGTCTGAATCTACTCAGAACGTCGAGGAACCCTTAGTTGAGGAATCTGCCTACGTCTCTCCCATCGCTAAGCCCAGACTCGGCGGCAAGTCTCTTCTCAGGTCCCTGAAGCTTGTCAAGCGTGCTATTGCCGTTGAGAAGCTGGCTAAAATGAACAACACTGAGGGCAAGGGGTACTCTGACCTTGAGTTAACTCGCCTCGTAAAGCGTGGTGTTCAGGACGTCACTAAATCTCTTCGCAAGGGCGCCACTGGCATCGTTCTCATTGCCTCTGACGTCCACCCCGTTGACACCGTCGCACACCTTCCCATTCTCTGCGAGGAGCTTTCTCTGTCCTATGCCTACGTTACTTCTAAAAAGATTCTTTCCGACGTTTGTCACTCGAGGCGGCCCACTTGCGTTGTTCTCGTCGTAAAGCCTTTCAACGACTTTGCCAAGAGGATTTCCAAGCTTTCTGATTCCGACGTTTCTAAACTCGACTATTCTGAGCTTTACAATAAGGTGGATGTGAACATAAGGAAACACCATCCTtttctttaa
- a CDS encoding uncharacterized protein (glutaredoxin-related protein family protein) — MIEILNNYKLNDYAYINVFSHDLLRKCVKNVSNWPTFPQLYIKGKLIGGCDVVDELHSSGELEKLF, encoded by the coding sequence atgatagaaatattaaataattataaactgAACGATTACGCGTACATCAACGTGTTTTCACACGACCTGTTgagaaaatgtgtaaaaaatgttaGCAACTGGCCAACGTTTCCACAACTGTACataaaaggaaaattaATAGGAGGATGCGATGTAGTCGATGAATTACATAGCTCAGGAGAACtggaaaaattattttaa
- a CDS encoding molecular chaperone ClpB, producing MLKLKHLFFSLVLLKCIESFRYPNEGRFNLLLGGVDINNKANLKSNSSNFHENKRDFGLKMNPTSSSNIFTLDDLFSEDSNSDDSLEQPELAVCTLGPSSDPVLDLNTQQFENDPKDESELDGIKHNFSLRMMGGGHTLNSEDYTDKAWEAISSLTEIANQFDSSYVEGDMLLYALLNSEEDSIVHKILQTSGVDTAQMKKDLEAHLRKQIRMSGSFGDRKILGRILENVLTISKRYRSEFGDDFISVEHLLLGLAAEDSKFTRPWLSKNKVTFEKLRNAVNTVRGKRKVTSRNPEQSFKQLSKYSKDLTAMARSGKLDPVIGRDNEIRRTIEILSRRTKNNPVLLGDPGVGKTAIAEGLANRIVSGDVPDSLKDRRVLSLDLASIVAGTMYRGEFEERLKEILKEVENSQGEIVMFIDEIHTVVGAGDSQGSLDASNILKPLLARGELRCIGATTLQEYRQKIEKDKALERRFQPVYVDQPSVEETISILRGLRERYEVHHGVRILDSTLIQAAQLSDRYISDRFLPDKAIDLVDEAAARLKIQLSSKPLQLDAIERKLLQLEMERISITNDEGDVGLLPNTKNKSSRQEQMRLKHIEDLVQKLNKQKEELNEMWVKEKSLVDGIRNVKERMDVVKIEIEKAERDFDLNRAAELRFETLPDLEKQLKENVQNYEEYIKKVIESGGQILLRDQVTKEDVATVVSKWTGIPLEKLVKSQKEKMLHLNQELHKRIVGQQEAIDAVVHAVQRSRVGMNDPKKPIAALMFLGPTGVGKTELSKAIAEQLFDTEEAIVRFDMSEYMEKHSVSRLVGAPPGYVGFEQGGLLTEAVRRKPYSIVLFDEIEKAHPEVFNILLQVLDDGRLTDSTGRRVNFTNSLIIFTSNLGSQNILELARFPEKRNEMKNKVMASVRQTFSPEFLNRVDEFIVFDSLSKQELKKIVNMEMERLSDRLAEKNIRLSVDDAAMSHIADIGYDPAYGARPLKRTIQKQIESPIAVGILSDAYKENDNILVTFRDGNLLIQSQV from the exons atgttgaAACTTAAGCATCTTTTCTTTtctttagttttattaaaatgtatagaATCCTTCCGTTATCCCAATGAGGGGAGATTTAACCTGTTGCTGGGTGGTGTGgacattaataataaagcCAATTTAAAGTCAAATTCATCCAATTTCCATGAAAATAAGCGGGATTTCggtttaaaaatgaatccCACATCCAGcagtaatatatttactctgGACGATTTGTTTTCTGAAGATTCGAACAGCGATGATTCCCTTGAACAGCCTGAATTAGCAGTGTGTACGCTGGGACCCAGTTCCGACCCAGTTCTGGACCTGAACACTCAACAATTTGAAAATGACCCTAAAGATGAGTCGGAGCTAGATGGAATTAAACACAATTTCTCACTGAGAATGATGGGAGGAGGCCATACCCTTAACTCAGAGGACTACACAGACAAGGCCTGGGAAGCAATCAGCTCGTTGACAGAGATTGCGAACCAATTCGACTCCTCTTACGTTGAAGGAGATATGCTGCTATACGCCCTGTTAAACTCAGAGGAGGACTCGATAGTGCATAAGATTCTGCAAACTTCAGGGGTTGACACGGCTCAGATGAAAAAGGACCTTGAGGCCCATCTGCGTAAACAGATTAGAATGTCTGGCTCATTCGGAGACAGGAAGATCCTTGGAAGAATTTTGGAGAACGTATTGACGATTTCAAAGCGCTACAGATCGGAGTTTGGG GACGACTTCATAAGTGTCGAACACTTGCTGCTCGGATTGGCGGCAGAAGACTCCAAGTTCACGAGACCCTGGCTGTCGAAGAACAAGGTCACCTTTGAAAAGTTGAGAAATGCGGTCAACACAGTGAGAGGGAAAAGGAAAGTGACCTCGAGGAACCCAGAACAG AGTTTTAAGCAACTGAGTAAATATAGTAAGGATTTAACTGCAATGGCCAGAAGTGGGAAGCTGGACCCAGTGATAGGAAGAGACAACGAGATCAGGAGAACTATAGAGATCCTGAGCAGAAGAACTAAGAATAACCCAGTTCTGCTGGGAGACCCGGGAGTGGGTAAGACGGCAATAGCAGAGGGGCTGGCTAACAGAATAGTATCTGGAGACGTGCCGGATTCCTTGAAGGACCGCAGAGTGCTATCGCTAGACTTAGCATCGATTGTGGCAG GTACGATGTACAGGGGCGAGTTCGAGGAGAGGCTCAAGGAGATACTGAAGGAGGTGGAAAACTCCCAGGGCGAAATCGTGATGTTCATCGACGAGATACACACGGTGGTGGGAGCGGGTGACTCCCAGGGGTCGCTGGACGCAAGCAACATCCTGAAGCCGCTTTTGGCGCGGGGAGAGTTGCGTTGCATAGGTGCAACCACGCTTCAGGAGTACAGGCAGAAGATTGAGAAGGACAAGGCGCTGGAACGCCGTTTTCAGCCAGTATAC GTTGACCAACCGAGTGTGGAGGAAACAATTAGTATACTGAGAGGGTTAAGGGAAAGGTATGAAGTGCATCACGGAGTGCGTATACTGGATTCTACACTGATCCAGGCTGCACAGCTGAGTGACCGTTACATCAG TGATCGATTCTTGCCTGATAAGGCAATCGATTTAGTAGATGAAGCAGCTGCGAGGCTGAAGATACAGCTGAGCAGTAAGCCACTGCAGCTGGATGCAATAGAACGGAAACTGTTGCAGCTGGAAATGGAAAGAATATCAATAACGAACGACGAAGGAGACGTCGGACTGCTCCCAAACACGAAGAATAAGAGCAGCAGGCAGGAGCAGATGCGTCTGAAGCACATAGAGGATCTTGTACAGAAGTTAAATAAGCAAAAG GAGGAGTTGAATGAGATGTGGGTGAAGGAGAAATCGCTGGTTGACGGAATCAGGAACGTGAAGGAAAGGATGGACGTGGTGAAGATAGAGATAGAAAAGGCGGAAAGAGACTTCGACCTGAACAGAGCAGCAGAGCTGCGTTTCGAGACGCTGCCAGACCTTGAGAAGCAGCTGAAGGAAAATGTGCAGAACTACGAGGAGTACATCAAGAAG GTGATTGAGAGCGGTGGACAGATACTGCTGAGAGACCAGGTGACCAAGGAGGACGTGGCCACCGTGGTCAGCAAGTGGACCGGGATACCACTCGAAAAGCTAGTGAAGAGTCAGAAGGAAAAGATGCTGCACCTGAACCAGGAGCTGCACAAGAGAATCGTGGGACAGCAGGAGGCAATCGACGCAGTGGTCCACGCAGTGCAGAGGTCGAGGGTGGGCATGAACGACCCGAAGAAGCCAATCGCGGCTCTGATGTTCCTGGGACCCACCGGAGTGGGAAAGACCGAGTTGTCGAAGGCCATCGCAGAGCAGCTGTTCGACACCGAGGAGGCGATCGTCAGATTCGACATGAGCGAGTACATGGAAAAGCACAGCGTGTCACGGCTGGTCGGAGCTCCGCCGGGCTACGTGGGCTTTGAGCAGGGCGGACTGCTGACTGAGGCAGTGCGGAGGAAGCCGTACTCGATAGTGCTGTTCGACGAGAT AGAAAAGGCGCACCCCGAGGTCTTCAACATTCTCCTGCAAGTCCTGGACGACGGAAGGCTCACCGACTCGACCGGCAGGAGAGTCAACTTCACGAACTCGCTCATCATCTTCACCTCGAACCTGGGCAGTCAGAACATTTTGGAGCTCGCCAGGTTCCCGGAGAAGAGGAACGAGATGAAGAACAAGGTCATGGCCTCGGTCAGGCAGACCTTCTCGCCCGAGTTCCTGAACCGCGTCGACGAGTTCATCGTCTTCGACTCGCTCTCGAAgcaggagctgaagaagatcgTGAACATGGAGATGGAGCGGCTGAGCGACCGCCTCGCCGAGAAGAACATTCGGCTCTCCGTGGACGACGCGGCCATGAGCCACATCGCCGACATCGGCTACGACCCTGCCTACGGCGCGCGCCCGCTCAAGAGGACGATTCAGAAGCAGATCGAGTCTCCGATCGCCGTCGGCATCCTCTCCGACGCCTACAAGGAGAACGACAACATCCTCGTGACCTTCAGGGACGGGAACCTGCTGATTCAGAGTCAagtgtaa
- a CDS encoding uncharacterized protein (peptidase C48, SUMO/Sentrin/Ubl1 family protein) has protein sequence MEVDCKKCYKNISSKDGLCSECRLNSDESQGFFGKFSHLYNTILGLALKPNENINNSRFDENLKENKRHDGFFRRIKSFYRNVGEDEPEESDHSESTNIVETNDQNEESADRDWYIPSINRNMSIVKRVTWADQGEESSSNPVDAGPAQGSYYPLESGTKWDRSLSREANDAEQEIISSMSSLGLRRMGKELKKINKEFSKSMHLAARLKEKLTKKDHKPCEYDYLPKEGEGDNNLWRLKPKDEEEYQKLLFFREAPLRKYGAEELSRSMERAMNSRGRIVERFGIEINRINIKCLFDTNWLNDEVINFYMFMLQEQSERARAKQRLPSCYFFNTYFFPTLCGYGVQGLHYDYRSVARWTKRKKVNVFERDLLIVPVHVNEVHWALGVLDMRRGSRRIMIFDSLGGKNPRWFRTIRRWLIDEHKDKLKRPLEEIGDWRIPMNYTAEPYAPRQNNNYDCGVFLCQFAKGITFATGFGFAKESSQYLRNSMVHEILRAQVEV, from the exons ATGGAG gtCGATTGTAAGAaatgttataaaaatataagcTCTAAAGATGGATTGTGCTCAGAATGTAGACTAAATTCAGACGAATCGCAAGGTTTTTTTGGAAAATTCAGCCACCTGTACAACACTATCCTCGGATTAGCCCTTAAACCCAatgaaaacataaataactCGAGATTtgatgaaaatttaaaggaaaataaaagacACGATGGGTTTTTCCGCAGAATAAAAAGTTTTTATAGAAATGTGGGCGAAGATGAGCCCGAAGAGTCGGATCACAGCGAGTCCACGAACATCGTGGAAACAAATGACCAAAATGAGGAATCTGCGGACAGAGATTGGTATATTCCAAGCATAAACCGCAACATGTCAATTGTGAAAAGAGTCACATGGGCGGACCAGGGCGAAGAATCGAGCAGCAACCCTGTCGATGCTGGGCCTGCGCAAGGGTCCTATTATCCACTGGAAAGCGGAACCAAATGGGATAGGAGCTTGAGCAGAGAAGCGAACGATGCCGAACAAGAGATTATAAGCTCTATGTCGTCGCTGGGCCTGCGCAGGATGGGGAAGGAATTGAAAAAGATAAACAAGGAATTCTCCAAATCGATGCACCTAGCGGCCAGACTAAAGGAGAAGCTGACCAAAAAAGACCACAAGCCCTGCGAGTACGACTACCTGCCGAAGGAGGGAGAAGGAGACAATAACCTGTGGCGCTTGAAGCcgaaggacgaggaggagtacCAGAAGCTGCTCTTCTTCAGAGAGGCGCCGCTCAGGAAGTACGGCGCCGAAGAGCTGAGTAGATCGATGGAAAGAGCAATGAACAGCAGAGGCAGGATCGTGGAGAGGTTCGGAATAGAGATAAACAGAATAAACATCAAGTGCCTCTTCGATACAAACTGGCTCAACGACGAGGTCATCAACTTCTACATGTTTATGCTGCAGGAGCAGAGCGAGCGCGCGCGGGCGAAGCAGCGGCTGCCCTCCTGCTACTTCTTCAACACCTACTTCTTCCCGACGCTCTGCGGATACGGAGTGCAGGGGTTGCACTACGACTACAGGTCGGTGGCGCGCTGGACCAAGAGGAAAAAGGTGAACGTGTTCGAAAGGGACCTGCTGATAGTGCCAGTGCACGTGAACGAGGTCCACTGGGCGCTGGGCGTCCTGGACATGAGGAGGGGCTCGCGGAGGATCATGATATTCGACTCGCTGGGGGGGAAGAACCCGCGCTGGTTCAGGACCATCAGGCGCTGGCTGATCGACGAGCACAAGGATAAGCTGAAGAGGCCGCTCGAGGAGATCGGCGACTGGAGGATTCCGATGAACTACACTGCGGAGCCGTACGCGCCCCGCCAAAACAACAATTACGACTGCGGAGTGTTCCTGTGCCAGTTCGCGAAGGGCATAACGTTCGCCACGGGGTTCGGCTTCGCCAAGGAGTCCTCGCAGTACCTGAGGAACTCGATGGTCCACGAAATACTCAGAGCCCAGGTGGAAGTGTAG